Proteins encoded by one window of Candidatus Omnitrophota bacterium:
- a CDS encoding GAF domain-containing sensor histidine kinase: protein MADITLTLPQTFLLLVTVLIAILAGAGYLLAQMAGKDETIRQMQNAHNKLMRSFNELDEQAKLIVRTDLELNRAHEELDKRLNGLNALQRTSRQISQALNENEIYKKLKPSLFDELGFTRVLVASLEEGQTMRPRVTIGFDAPQADTMLTQLLEDEHFKTALGESHTFSSINVSRKTKEKLVAIFEAEHFVLSPILTQNGCIGFVFVGNRYTAPAVTQGDEELIAILASQIGQSIENAQLFEKVFRSSQELELKVKERTKQLALALEQVKEISQKKTEFISAVSHELRTPLTSIKGYASILMTGKIGEVPLAVKERLAKINTHSDNLVNLINNLLDIARIESGRVEMKFALHSVRSVVDNIVDLLSPQISGKNIQLNVNIPLAVEEFYVDISQAERIFINLLSNAIKFTPKKGTITVAASSALKRGIITFSVSDTGIGIAEDDLKKLFDEFYRVENEINQSVKGTGLGLALAKNIVEAHHGKIWVNSQPGVGTTFTFTLPASQKAYDDMGGDQQK, encoded by the coding sequence ATGGCGGATATCACGCTCACCCTGCCGCAAACATTCCTCCTGTTAGTCACGGTGCTCATCGCGATCCTGGCCGGCGCCGGATACCTGCTCGCCCAGATGGCCGGCAAGGACGAAACCATCCGGCAAATGCAAAACGCGCACAATAAACTGATGCGCTCTTTCAATGAACTCGACGAGCAGGCCAAACTCATCGTCCGCACGGACCTGGAGCTCAACAGGGCCCACGAAGAACTCGACAAGCGCCTCAACGGCCTCAACGCCCTGCAGCGCACCTCGCGCCAGATCAGCCAGGCCCTCAACGAAAACGAAATTTACAAAAAACTAAAACCGTCCCTGTTCGACGAACTGGGCTTCACGCGCGTTTTGGTCGCTTCTCTCGAGGAGGGCCAGACCATGAGGCCGCGGGTGACCATCGGGTTTGACGCGCCCCAGGCCGACACCATGCTCACCCAATTGCTTGAGGACGAGCATTTCAAGACCGCGCTGGGCGAAAGCCACACCTTCTCCTCCATCAACGTTTCCCGAAAAACCAAGGAGAAACTCGTCGCCATCTTTGAAGCCGAACATTTTGTCCTCTCTCCCATCCTCACGCAAAACGGCTGCATCGGGTTCGTCTTCGTGGGCAACCGCTACACGGCGCCGGCCGTGACCCAGGGTGACGAAGAACTCATCGCCATTTTAGCCAGCCAGATCGGCCAGAGCATTGAGAACGCCCAACTGTTCGAAAAAGTGTTCCGCTCCAGCCAGGAACTGGAACTCAAGGTCAAAGAACGCACCAAACAATTGGCCCTGGCCTTGGAACAGGTCAAAGAGATCAGCCAAAAGAAAACCGAATTCATCTCGGCGGTGTCCCACGAATTGAGGACGCCCCTGACCTCCATCAAGGGATACGCCTCCATCCTCATGACCGGAAAGATCGGCGAGGTCCCCCTGGCGGTCAAGGAACGCCTGGCCAAGATCAACACCCATTCGGACAACCTGGTGAACCTGATCAACAATCTTCTGGACATCGCGCGCATCGAATCCGGCAGGGTCGAGATGAAATTCGCCCTGCACAGCGTGCGCTCGGTCGTGGACAATATCGTCGATCTGCTCAGCCCCCAGATCAGCGGTAAAAACATACAGCTCAACGTCAACATTCCCCTTGCCGTCGAAGAATTCTACGTGGACATTTCCCAGGCGGAAAGGATCTTCATCAATTTGCTGAGCAACGCCATCAAGTTCACCCCCAAAAAAGGGACCATCACGGTTGCGGCGTCGTCGGCCCTGAAGCGCGGGATCATCACCTTTTCGGTATCGGACACCGGTATCGGCATCGCCGAAGACGACCTTAAAAAATTGTTCGACGAATTTTACCGCGTGGAAAATGAGATCAACCAGAGCGTCAAGGGCACGGGACTGGGGCTGGCCCTGGCCAAAAACATCGTCGAGGCCCATCATGGCAAAATATGGGTCAACAGCCAGCCGGGCGTCGGGACGACGTTCACCTTCACCCTGCCTGCTTCCCAAAAGGCCTACGACGACATGGGGGGAGACCAACAAAAATGA